In the genome of Polaribacter sp. MED152, one region contains:
- a CDS encoding heavy-metal-associated domain-containing protein — protein sequence MKHTYSVSGMTCNGCKNSVEKALLALPDINTAQVNLEENEVEINFDNKVSLSKLQAALPDKFTITKQKEIPDVAFIEDGKSEIQQLYPLFLIFAFITTASILINRNPWQTSEFMFTFMGLFYVVFSFFKFLDVKGFSTSFAMYDPIAKRIPNYGLIYPFIELLLGFFFLMRFQIVPALIITIIILGITTIGVTKSLLSKQSIKCACLGSVLNLPMTKATFIENSIMICMAVYMLIVMI from the coding sequence ATGAAACATACATATTCGGTTTCTGGAATGACTTGCAATGGATGTAAAAATTCGGTTGAAAAAGCATTATTAGCGCTTCCTGATATAAATACAGCACAGGTTAACTTAGAAGAAAATGAGGTTGAAATTAACTTTGACAATAAAGTTTCCTTGTCAAAATTACAAGCTGCTTTACCCGATAAATTTACTATTACTAAACAAAAGGAAATTCCTGATGTAGCATTTATTGAAGATGGAAAATCAGAAATTCAGCAACTTTATCCATTATTTTTAATTTTTGCTTTCATAACAACAGCTTCAATACTTATAAATAGAAATCCTTGGCAAACCTCTGAGTTTATGTTTACGTTTATGGGGCTATTTTATGTGGTATTTAGTTTTTTCAAGTTTTTAGATGTAAAAGGATTTTCTACCAGTTTTGCAATGTACGATCCTATAGCTAAACGTATACCAAATTATGGGTTGATATACCCTTTTATAGAATTGCTTTTGGGTTTCTTTTTTCTAATGCGATTTCAAATAGTACCAGCTCTAATAATTACAATTATAATTTTGGGCATAACTACAATTGGTGTAACAAAATCATTACTTAGCAAGCAAAGTATTAAATGTGCTTGTTTGGGTTCAGTTTTAAATTTGCCAATGACAAAAGCAACATTTATAGAAAATTCTATAATGATTTGTATGGCAGTTTATATGTTAATTGTAATGATTTAA